One segment of Akkermansiaceae bacterium DNA contains the following:
- a CDS encoding septal ring lytic transglycosylase RlpA family protein — MCKPLLLILPLLALASCSTTHMPKLPKPPEYKVLATQHGMASWYSVKTNRGTKTASGRRLHDNGRTAAHKYWPLGSKVRVTCLFNGESRILTITDRGPYVKGRVIDVTIGAAKRMGFYSRGITKVKIELLERGKWQYQH, encoded by the coding sequence ATGTGTAAACCCCTCTTACTCATCCTCCCCTTGTTAGCTCTCGCTTCGTGCTCAACAACGCACATGCCGAAGTTGCCCAAGCCGCCGGAGTATAAGGTGCTGGCCACTCAGCATGGCATGGCCTCATGGTACAGCGTCAAGACCAATCGTGGAACCAAAACCGCCAGTGGCCGCCGGCTCCATGATAACGGACGCACTGCGGCTCACAAATACTGGCCCTTGGGCAGTAAGGTCAGGGTGACCTGCCTGTTTAATGGTGAATCGAGGATTCTAACCATTACCGACCGGGGTCCCTACGTTAAAGGCAGGGTCATCGACGTTACCATCGGAGCCGCCAAACGCATGGGCTTTTATTCGCGCGGCATCACCAAGGTCAAAATCGAACTTCTCGAACGCGGCAAATGGCAATACCAGCATTAA
- the rho gene encoding transcription termination factor Rho, producing MSDPTSQDTHPETPELPLELEDSKAPAKKKTAKKAAKKTAKKAAKKAAKKTAKKAAKKTAKQSTTEAEVKSEVHAETSKAMPPEPETPASVPPPTVPEEPSQPEAQAAPPAEKPRMGRVKGLGPVKRSAKKERPPQAGDTTPDAQDETTQPASHKGNNHGNNGKGRRNNNGNRNNHKNQRNQKGEPRENPNQKRDRKPIVLTGDPVAVNGMLEIAPKGFGFLRVPEKNFIQCKKDVFVPPDFIRKNGLRAGVWIHGTCQDGPRGPQLTKIKTVNDLEPKDAFKLPHFEELKAINPTRRIAFETTPERFTTRVLDIISPVGRGQRGLIVSPPRSGKTTLLLHMAEAIAEKYDESIHLIVLLVDERPEEVTEFRRCLPGVEIYASSNDDGARSHARISEMCIERCKRLVEGGKDVLVLMDSITRLARAYNNAGGGNKNGGNKGRGYQSGGIVAGALEMPRRLFAAARNTRNAGSLTILATALIQTNSRADEAIFQEFKGTGNMELVLDRRIAEQYIYPAVDIFKSGTRREELIMAEHLLHKINLIRRGLAGHRPEEAMERLIFFLKKFPNNAQMLMEIKG from the coding sequence ATGAGTGATCCCACATCACAGGATACCCATCCTGAAACACCCGAGCTTCCACTGGAACTAGAGGACTCCAAGGCACCGGCTAAAAAGAAAACAGCTAAAAAGGCGGCCAAGAAAACCGCCAAAAAGGCAGCTAAAAAAGCGGCTAAAAAAACCGCTAAAAAGGCAGCCAAAAAGACAGCCAAACAATCCACGACCGAAGCCGAGGTCAAATCAGAGGTCCATGCCGAGACCTCAAAAGCCATGCCCCCCGAACCGGAAACACCCGCCTCGGTGCCCCCTCCCACCGTTCCGGAGGAGCCTAGCCAGCCTGAAGCCCAGGCTGCCCCCCCGGCAGAAAAACCACGCATGGGCCGGGTCAAGGGTCTGGGTCCGGTCAAACGGAGCGCCAAGAAGGAACGTCCGCCACAAGCCGGCGACACAACCCCAGACGCTCAGGATGAAACCACCCAACCCGCCAGCCATAAAGGCAACAACCATGGCAACAACGGCAAGGGACGGCGCAACAACAACGGCAACCGGAACAATCACAAAAACCAACGCAACCAAAAAGGCGAGCCCCGCGAAAATCCGAACCAAAAGCGGGATAGGAAACCGATCGTGCTCACCGGCGACCCTGTCGCCGTCAATGGCATGCTGGAAATCGCCCCAAAAGGTTTTGGCTTCCTGCGTGTCCCTGAGAAAAATTTCATCCAATGTAAAAAAGACGTCTTTGTCCCCCCCGATTTCATCCGCAAAAACGGACTGCGCGCCGGTGTCTGGATCCACGGCACCTGCCAGGATGGCCCACGGGGCCCGCAGCTTACCAAGATCAAAACCGTTAATGACCTCGAACCAAAAGACGCTTTCAAGCTTCCCCACTTCGAGGAGCTGAAGGCGATCAACCCGACTCGCCGGATCGCCTTTGAAACCACCCCCGAAAGATTCACCACCCGTGTGCTCGATATCATCTCCCCGGTAGGACGCGGCCAGCGCGGGCTGATCGTCTCCCCCCCTCGCTCAGGCAAGACCACCCTTCTCTTACACATGGCCGAAGCCATCGCAGAGAAATACGATGAGTCCATCCACCTCATCGTCCTGTTAGTGGATGAGCGTCCCGAGGAAGTCACCGAATTCCGCAGGTGCCTCCCAGGTGTCGAAATCTATGCCAGCTCGAATGACGATGGCGCACGCAGCCATGCACGTATCTCTGAAATGTGTATCGAGCGCTGTAAAAGACTCGTCGAAGGCGGCAAGGATGTACTCGTCTTGATGGATTCAATCACCCGGCTTGCCCGCGCATACAACAATGCCGGGGGAGGAAACAAGAACGGTGGCAACAAAGGCCGTGGCTACCAATCGGGCGGCATCGTCGCCGGTGCCCTGGAAATGCCACGCCGCCTCTTCGCCGCCGCACGCAACACCCGCAACGCCGGCTCTCTCACCATCCTCGCCACAGCACTGATCCAAACCAACTCCCGCGCTGACGAAGCCATTTTCCAGGAGTTCAAAGGAACGGGCAATATGGAACTTGTGTTAGATCGACGTATCGCCGAGCAATACATTTACCCCGCTGTCGATATCTTCAAATCCGGCACCCGCCGCGAAGAACTCATTATGGCGGAGCATTTACTGCACAAGATCAACCTCATTCGCCGGGGCCTCGCCGGCCACCGTCCCGAAGAAGCCATGGAGCGACTTATCTTCTTCCTGAAAAAGTTCCCTAACAATGCTCAGATGCTCATGGAGATCAAAGGGTAA
- the lepA gene encoding elongation factor 4 — translation MSTELTRNFSIIAHIDHGKTTLSDRLMQFTKTVAERDQQDQLLDAMDLERERGITIKSHPVTMSYTAKDGKTYQLNLLDTPGHVDFSYEVSRSLAACEGALLIVDAAQGVEAQTMANLHLANEQQLTIIPVINKIDLPSADLPKVHKQLEDIICIPAEEAIPASAKNGIGIEEILEAVVERIPPPVEDEDKLLRASVFDSVYDPFRGVVSYVRVMSGSMRRGTRIKLFHTPKTYEIKEVGVFTPRMSQRDELVAGDVGYLIANMKSADEVKIGDTVTDNTHPCPKPLPGFKEIQPMVFSGIYPVDSSDFEALKLAMGKLQINDAAFTWQSESSVALGFGFRCGFLGLLHMEIIQERLRREFNMDIISTYPSVIYEVTKTNGEEIIIDNPCLLPESQEVQEIREPMVRLYIMIPSEYIGDMMKLVMEKRGELEHTETIDETRVMLTCTVPLSEILIDFNDKLKSMTRGYGSMDYEHAGYKPGKLVKMDILIASEPVDAFSSIVHYEKAAPYGRHLCKKLKDVIPQQLFVVAIQAAIGGKIIARESITAMRKNVTAKCYGGDISRKRKLLEKQKKGKAKMKAIGKVNIPQDAFIRVLKND, via the coding sequence ATGTCCACAGAACTTACTCGGAATTTTTCCATCATCGCCCACATCGATCACGGCAAGACCACCTTGTCGGACCGCTTGATGCAATTCACCAAAACCGTTGCCGAGCGTGACCAGCAAGACCAACTGCTTGATGCCATGGATCTTGAGCGCGAGCGTGGTATTACGATCAAATCCCACCCCGTCACCATGTCCTACACGGCCAAAGACGGGAAGACCTATCAGCTGAACCTTCTTGATACCCCCGGACACGTCGATTTCTCCTACGAGGTTTCGCGATCACTCGCTGCCTGCGAAGGGGCATTACTCATCGTTGATGCGGCCCAGGGTGTGGAGGCCCAGACCATGGCCAACCTCCACCTCGCAAACGAGCAGCAGCTGACCATCATCCCAGTCATCAATAAAATCGACCTCCCATCAGCTGATTTACCGAAGGTGCACAAGCAGTTAGAGGATATTATTTGTATCCCGGCCGAGGAAGCCATACCAGCTTCTGCCAAAAACGGCATCGGCATCGAGGAGATCCTGGAAGCTGTCGTCGAGCGTATCCCGCCACCCGTCGAAGATGAGGACAAGCTGCTGCGCGCCTCCGTTTTTGATTCCGTTTACGACCCCTTCCGTGGTGTCGTTTCCTACGTGCGTGTCATGTCCGGCAGTATGCGCCGGGGAACACGCATCAAACTCTTTCACACGCCCAAAACCTACGAGATCAAGGAGGTTGGTGTCTTTACCCCCCGCATGTCGCAGCGGGACGAACTGGTGGCCGGAGATGTCGGCTACCTGATCGCCAACATGAAATCCGCTGATGAAGTGAAGATTGGTGATACGGTCACTGACAACACCCACCCCTGCCCGAAGCCGCTTCCGGGGTTCAAGGAAATCCAACCCATGGTTTTCTCCGGTATCTATCCGGTCGATTCATCCGATTTCGAAGCTCTCAAGCTTGCGATGGGTAAACTCCAGATCAACGACGCCGCCTTCACCTGGCAGTCAGAGTCATCGGTGGCTCTCGGATTCGGTTTCCGTTGTGGATTCCTCGGGCTGCTGCACATGGAAATCATCCAGGAGCGACTCCGCCGTGAGTTCAACATGGATATCATCTCCACCTACCCATCGGTCATTTACGAGGTCACGAAAACCAATGGTGAGGAGATCATCATCGACAACCCCTGCCTGCTTCCCGAGTCACAGGAGGTTCAGGAAATCCGTGAGCCGATGGTCAGGCTCTACATCATGATCCCCAGCGAATACATCGGAGACATGATGAAACTCGTCATGGAAAAACGCGGGGAGTTAGAACACACCGAGACCATCGACGAAACCCGCGTGATGCTCACCTGCACGGTGCCTCTGTCGGAAATCCTGATCGACTTCAACGATAAACTGAAATCGATGACCCGCGGATACGGCTCGATGGACTATGAGCACGCCGGCTACAAACCCGGCAAACTCGTCAAGATGGACATCCTGATCGCCAGCGAACCCGTCGATGCCTTTTCCTCCATCGTCCACTACGAAAAAGCAGCCCCTTACGGTCGCCACCTGTGTAAAAAACTCAAGGATGTGATCCCGCAGCAACTCTTCGTGGTCGCCATCCAGGCCGCCATCGGCGGCAAGATCATCGCCCGGGAATCCATCACCGCAATGCGCAAAAACGTAACCGCCAAGTGTTACGGTGGTGATATTTCCCGCAAACGCAAACTGCTGGAGAAACAGAAAAAGGGCAAAGCCAAGATGAAAGCCATCGGTAAGGTGAACATCCCACAGGATGCATTCATCCGGGTGCTCAAAAACGACTGA
- a CDS encoding DUF1669 domain-containing protein → MQDIQQALQASIEDFAISRSERKELKPLLAIAQGDKTEQAKIRQLAFRMATRAMEEMGEVTAMDWLEGVIKLLYSNEMKVKASAYFSPGEDCLHRIRRLINEAQHSIDICVFTITDNRIVSKIAEAHERGIKIRIISDDLKSEDLGSDLEVMEKSGIPCRYDRTSAHMHHKFAIADTDLLLTGSYNWTRSASTENNENIIVSNNTKLVNSFQQEFDRLWNLLA, encoded by the coding sequence ATGCAAGACATCCAACAAGCCCTCCAGGCATCCATCGAGGACTTTGCCATTTCCCGCTCCGAACGCAAGGAGCTCAAACCCCTGTTAGCCATCGCCCAGGGAGATAAAACCGAACAGGCTAAAATCCGACAACTCGCCTTCCGAATGGCAACCAGGGCGATGGAGGAAATGGGAGAGGTCACCGCCATGGACTGGTTGGAAGGGGTCATCAAGCTACTTTATTCCAATGAGATGAAGGTCAAGGCCAGTGCCTACTTCTCACCCGGAGAGGATTGCCTGCACCGCATCCGGAGACTCATCAACGAGGCGCAACACTCAATCGATATCTGTGTATTCACCATCACCGACAACCGCATTGTTAGTAAAATCGCCGAGGCGCATGAGCGAGGTATCAAAATCAGGATCATTTCCGACGACCTGAAATCCGAGGACCTCGGGTCGGATCTGGAGGTCATGGAAAAATCCGGCATCCCCTGCCGCTACGATCGCACCAGCGCCCACATGCACCATAAATTTGCCATTGCCGATACCGATCTCCTGTTGACCGGAAGCTACAATTGGACCCGCTCCGCGAGCACGGAAAACAACGAAAACATCATCGTCAGCAACAACACCAAGCTAGTGAACTCCTTCCAGCAGGAATTCGACCGGCTCTGGAATCTGCTCGCCTAG
- a CDS encoding aspartate/tyrosine/aromatic aminotransferase yields MSLFQSATQAPADPILGLSTKFREDARANKVNLGVGVFVDKNGTTPVLPSVIAVEKQLAEASASKSYLPMTGSPAFATATQKLCFGNALSSELAGRIATAHTPGGTSALRVAGDYLARTVGPRTVWLSNPTWANHNGIFATAGHTLESYTYFDPASNDIDRAAFFTDLENIPAGQLVVIHACCHNPTGADLNADDWKQVAEIALANDWLPLLDFAYQGFGEDPDADAIGVRTLAEAGVPLIVCQSFSKNFGLYQDRVAALHIVCADADEATRVKSQVELCIRTNYSNPPAHGGAIVTSILNDPTLASQWDQELAAMRDRIQNTRADFVAALKAAGVSRNFDFLMDQKGMFSFTGITVEQVHRLRDEFAIYMVDSGRINVAGITPANLALVTNAIKTVLG; encoded by the coding sequence ATGTCGCTTTTCCAATCCGCCACCCAAGCCCCCGCCGATCCAATCCTTGGTCTCTCCACCAAGTTTAGGGAAGATGCCCGCGCAAACAAAGTCAACCTCGGCGTAGGGGTCTTTGTTGATAAAAACGGCACCACTCCCGTGCTTCCCAGTGTGATCGCCGTGGAAAAACAACTCGCTGAAGCCAGCGCCTCCAAGAGCTACCTACCGATGACCGGCAGCCCGGCTTTTGCAACGGCCACTCAGAAACTCTGTTTTGGAAACGCGCTTAGCTCCGAACTCGCCGGACGTATCGCCACCGCCCATACCCCGGGCGGCACCAGTGCCCTCCGCGTTGCTGGCGATTACCTGGCCCGTACCGTCGGCCCCCGCACCGTCTGGCTATCCAACCCGACCTGGGCCAACCACAATGGCATCTTCGCCACCGCGGGTCACACCCTCGAATCCTATACCTATTTCGACCCCGCTTCTAACGATATCGACCGCGCCGCGTTTTTCACTGACCTGGAAAACATCCCCGCCGGCCAGTTAGTAGTGATCCACGCCTGCTGTCATAACCCGACCGGAGCCGACTTGAACGCGGACGACTGGAAACAAGTCGCCGAGATTGCCTTGGCGAACGACTGGCTTCCCCTACTCGACTTTGCCTACCAGGGATTCGGAGAAGACCCCGACGCGGATGCCATCGGGGTGCGCACACTGGCCGAGGCTGGTGTGCCTCTCATCGTCTGCCAGTCGTTTTCAAAAAATTTCGGCCTCTACCAGGATCGCGTAGCGGCCCTGCACATCGTCTGCGCTGACGCCGATGAAGCCACGCGGGTCAAAAGCCAGGTGGAGCTCTGTATCCGGACCAACTACTCGAACCCACCAGCCCATGGTGGTGCCATTGTGACTTCGATCCTCAACGACCCCACGCTGGCCAGTCAGTGGGATCAGGAGCTGGCGGCAATGCGCGACCGCATCCAAAATACCCGCGCGGATTTTGTGGCAGCGCTCAAAGCGGCCGGGGTCTCCCGTAACTTTGATTTCCTCATGGATCAAAAAGGCATGTTCTCCTTCACCGGTATCACCGTGGAGCAGGTGCATCGCCTGCGTGATGAATTTGCCATCTACATGGTCGACAGTGGCCGTATCAACGTGGCTGGCATCACACCGGCAAACCTTGCGCTGGTAACAAACGCCATCAAGACAGTGCTCGGATAG